A single window of Candidatus Omnitrophota bacterium DNA harbors:
- a CDS encoding cohesin domain-containing protein, with translation MKSNNLCVFGLVMAVILLSGCAKVKEAAKGFAGISTEQLEQSRGNAIKNTVAYDYDTTLKEVQSALNKAKAYIYAQDPKKQMIAIYLSETDTTPVGIFLTKNGQSTVIEVVSPSTFAKESIASALSKSFEEKARSERAIEVSLSDIQAKANDKGITIALSTSDISGLGFIACEATIKFDPAAIKITSVNNSGSIVSAWGNPVYNITDGQVKVASYGVNSASGQGVLFNLAAEIAPDAKPGTSTLEIVSFKFNDGKTKTTLKNGTVTIIQLNSSQP, from the coding sequence ATGAAAAGCAATAATTTATGCGTATTTGGTTTAGTTATGGCGGTAATTTTATTATCCGGATGCGCGAAGGTAAAAGAAGCGGCAAAGGGATTCGCGGGAATATCCACAGAACAGCTGGAGCAATCAAGAGGCAATGCCATAAAAAATACCGTGGCCTATGATTATGATACTACTTTAAAAGAAGTGCAGTCCGCGCTTAACAAGGCAAAGGCCTATATCTATGCCCAAGATCCCAAAAAGCAGATGATTGCGATTTATTTATCTGAAACTGATACTACGCCTGTGGGGATATTCTTAACCAAAAACGGGCAATCTACCGTAATTGAAGTGGTCTCTCCCAGCACCTTTGCTAAAGAATCCATAGCTTCAGCTTTATCAAAGTCATTTGAAGAAAAGGCGCGCAGTGAACGCGCCATAGAGGTCAGCTTATCGGATATCCAGGCCAAAGCAAATGATAAGGGTATTACTATTGCTTTATCTACCAGCGATATAAGCGGTTTAGGGTTTATTGCCTGCGAGGCAACCATCAAATTTGACCCGGCGGCAATTAAGATTACTTCAGTGAATAATTCCGGAAGCATTGTTTCTGCATGGGGTAATCCAGTTTATAATATTACTGATGGACAAGTAAAAGTAGCCTCTTATGGAGTAAATAGCGCGTCTGGTCAGGGAGTGTTATTTAATCTTGCCGCGGAAATAGCCCCGGATGCCAAGCCAGGGACAAGCACGCTAGAGATAGTATCGTTTAAGTTTAACGACGGTAAAACAAAGACAACGCTTAAAAATGGAACAGTGACAATAATCCAATTAAACTCA
- a CDS encoding cyclic nucleotide-binding domain-containing protein yields MDQIDKDKIIKDIPLFSALSPEDLKSIRDSCQIVEYKKGQVIYAQQAPVSCFYCIILGRVVIFTYDEHGDEIQLEHLHRGKYFGIISLLTGEPHSVTARALNDCLILEIKKDDFDQLLKKLPGLAIDLSRTLSRRLKNKDLHPKTVFESTVISIFSSYSQSGKSIYALNLALGLSKQVHKPLIILDICSDQRRHSLASRLDLKEQYQIFDLCSSSQYHNIKDAIVRTNFGIDIAFFHYQPQQEQCVGKLVDVMNFLVNDYNYVVLDLPSIMDDFVFRVLNQSDALHLLTSPDPVDLKKTRNLIDHLREKFEFPEDKIKVVINEYKLAKIAYLEQAELLEHNIFATLPRIGFSASERLILDAASSEYSQAVRRICRQVGETQVGLALGVGVAYGFCHVGVLKVIEEENIPIDVISGASMGAVIAGLWAMGKSSQEILQATEDFKDPRYIWEIIDLTLPLVAFVKGKKLYAFLKKHFGNKTFYDLRLPLKIVASDVKRKQPKVIEKGLLADAIMASCSMPGIFRPFLFKGEVLFDGGLIHPVPTEPLFSAGVKKIIAVNVTPSKEDLASSAAIDKPVKRSWFNLGQYYKDRMKMNIFNAVFSSIEFMQSELAQREGKLADIILHPDTKGLHWMELSRAQDFVKRGEEEARRNLDKILQLVNE; encoded by the coding sequence ATGGATCAAATCGATAAAGATAAAATAATAAAAGACATTCCTTTGTTTTCCGCGCTTAGCCCCGAAGATCTAAAGAGTATTCGGGATTCTTGCCAAATCGTGGAATATAAAAAGGGCCAGGTTATTTATGCCCAACAAGCTCCTGTATCCTGCTTTTATTGTATTATTTTAGGCAGGGTGGTTATTTTTACTTATGACGAGCACGGTGATGAAATACAGCTTGAGCATTTACACAGGGGTAAGTATTTCGGGATTATTTCTTTGTTAACCGGTGAGCCGCATTCTGTAACCGCCAGGGCCCTTAATGATTGTTTGATCTTAGAGATTAAGAAGGATGATTTTGACCAGCTTCTTAAGAAGCTGCCCGGTTTGGCGATAGATTTAAGCCGGACCCTGTCGCGGCGGCTTAAGAATAAAGATTTGCATCCCAAGACTGTATTTGAAAGCACGGTCATCTCGATTTTTAGCTCTTATTCGCAGTCCGGGAAAAGCATTTACGCCCTTAATCTGGCTTTGGGCTTAAGCAAACAGGTGCATAAACCGCTTATTATTTTGGATATTTGTTCAGACCAGCGCAGGCATAGTTTAGCTTCGCGGTTGGATTTAAAAGAACAATATCAGATTTTTGATCTTTGTTCAAGCAGCCAGTATCATAATATAAAAGATGCTATTGTGCGGACCAACTTCGGCATTGATATAGCGTTTTTTCATTACCAGCCGCAGCAGGAGCAATGTGTTGGCAAGTTAGTAGATGTTATGAATTTCTTGGTCAATGATTACAATTATGTAGTGCTTGATTTGCCGTCGATTATGGATGATTTTGTTTTCAGGGTATTGAACCAGTCGGATGCGCTGCACCTTTTAACCAGCCCCGACCCGGTAGATTTAAAAAAGACCCGTAATTTGATCGACCATCTAAGGGAAAAATTTGAATTTCCAGAAGATAAAATAAAAGTAGTGATCAATGAATATAAGCTGGCTAAGATTGCGTACCTTGAGCAGGCTGAACTTTTAGAGCACAATATTTTTGCCACTTTGCCGCGCATAGGTTTTAGCGCTTCAGAGCGCTTAATTTTAGATGCTGCTTCATCTGAATATTCTCAAGCTGTGCGCAGGATCTGCCGTCAGGTGGGAGAAACGCAGGTAGGCTTGGCTTTAGGAGTAGGGGTGGCGTATGGTTTCTGCCATGTCGGGGTCCTGAAGGTGATTGAAGAAGAGAATATACCAATAGACGTTATCTCCGGGGCAAGCATGGGGGCGGTAATCGCCGGGTTATGGGCAATGGGAAAGTCAAGCCAAGAGATCCTTCAGGCAACCGAAGATTTTAAGGATCCGCGTTATATCTGGGAGATAATTGATTTAACTCTTCCGTTAGTTGCTTTTGTCAAAGGGAAAAAGCTTTACGCTTTCCTGAAAAAACATTTTGGCAATAAGACTTTTTATGATCTACGCCTTCCTTTAAAGATAGTAGCCAGCGATGTGAAAAGAAAGCAGCCTAAGGTTATTGAAAAAGGCCTTTTGGCAGACGCGATCATGGCCAGCTGCTCTATGCCCGGGATTTTTCGCCCCTTTCTTTTTAAAGGCGAGGTGCTTTTTGACGGAGGCCTTATCCATCCGGTTCCCACAGAGCCATTGTTTAGCGCGGGGGTAAAAAAGATCATCGCGGTTAATGTTACTCCGTCAAAAGAGGATTTGGCATCTTCCGCAGCAATTGATAAGCCGGTTAAGAGAAGCTGGTTTAATCTGGGTCAGTATTACAAAGACAGAATGAAGATGAATATTTTTAACGCTGTGTTTAGCAGTATAGAGTTTATGCAGTCTGAATTAGCCCAGAGGGAAGGCAAGCTTGCGGATATAATCCTTCATCCGGACACAAAAGGTTTGCATTGGATGGAGCTTTCACGCGCGCAGGATTTTGTGAAAAGGGGAGAAGAGGAGGCACGCAGGAATTTGGATAAAATATTACAATTGGTGAATGAATAA
- a CDS encoding glycoside hydrolase family 1 protein — protein sequence MLKFPEGFLWGASCSSYQVEGNNNNSDWREWEIKSGKQRSGDACKHYQLYEKDFEIARSLNHNAHRLSLEWARIQPTADEFSSEEIKHYAQVLDALKKRGIKPVVTLHHFTNPLWFAAIGGWLCPKSAEYFAKYVHYVVEHLGEKVCYWVTINEPLVYSYHSFAVGAWPPQEKSFSKARQVENNFALAHQMAYRVIHDFYKKNNLPSAMVSIAHNIQAFVPCPGKMINAVASFIRDKYYNYSFLNRLFRAKTLDYIGINYYTRQLVEMKGWLFRNLVLDVCTQNHSRLPKNYMGWDIYPQGLLSLLCGMKKYNLPIVILENGVCLEDDTLRWEFIRSHLEQVLEAIKQGAKVKGYFYWSLLDNFEWDKGFAPRFGLVKVDYNTFEREIRPSALKYALVCKENCLSRRPD from the coding sequence ATGCTTAAATTTCCAGAAGGGTTTCTTTGGGGAGCGTCTTGTTCTTCTTATCAGGTAGAGGGCAATAATAATAATTCTGATTGGCGGGAATGGGAAATTAAATCCGGGAAACAAAGATCCGGGGATGCCTGCAAGCATTACCAGCTTTACGAAAAAGATTTTGAAATTGCCCGGTCCCTAAACCACAACGCCCATCGCCTGTCTCTAGAGTGGGCGCGTATTCAGCCGACTGCTGATGAATTTTCCTCTGAAGAAATCAAGCATTACGCTCAAGTTTTAGATGCGTTAAAAAAGCGCGGTATTAAGCCCGTGGTGACCTTGCATCATTTTACCAACCCGCTATGGTTTGCCGCTATTGGAGGATGGCTGTGCCCCAAGAGCGCAGAATATTTTGCCAAATATGTCCATTATGTCGTAGAGCATCTTGGCGAAAAGGTGTGTTATTGGGTTACCATTAATGAGCCGCTTGTCTATTCCTACCATTCTTTTGCTGTGGGGGCTTGGCCTCCCCAGGAAAAATCTTTTTCCAAGGCAAGGCAAGTCGAAAATAATTTTGCGCTTGCTCATCAAATGGCATACCGGGTAATACACGATTTCTACAAGAAAAATAATCTGCCATCTGCCATGGTAAGCATTGCCCATAATATCCAGGCCTTTGTGCCTTGCCCCGGGAAGATGATTAACGCGGTAGCCAGTTTTATAAGGGATAAATATTATAATTACAGTTTTTTGAATAGACTATTCCGCGCTAAAACACTTGATTATATCGGGATTAATTATTACACCCGGCAATTAGTGGAGATGAAGGGTTGGCTTTTTAGGAATTTAGTGCTTGATGTCTGCACCCAAAATCACAGCCGGTTGCCCAAAAATTATATGGGTTGGGATATTTATCCGCAAGGTTTGCTTAGCCTATTATGCGGGATGAAAAAATATAACCTGCCGATTGTGATACTTGAGAATGGCGTTTGCCTAGAAGATGATACTTTGCGCTGGGAATTTATCCGTTCCCATTTAGAGCAGGTGCTTGAAGCTATAAAACAGGGGGCAAAAGTCAAAGGTTATTTCTATTGGTCTCTTTTGGATAATTTTGAATGGGATAAAGGCTTTGCTCCGCGTTTTGGGCTTGTGAAAGTGGATTATAATACTTTTGAAAGGGAAATAAGGCCCAGCGCTTTAAAATACGCTTTGGTTTGTAAGGAGAATTGTTTATCCCGGCGCCCCGATTGA
- a CDS encoding peptidoglycan-binding protein has translation MQKVLYLMLIAFLAIGLSSCSKKPQDLEELQEPLSVESMDSLKTQTSVVVDNKSMPQTTPQANVSVGQQAAPAGIQATSLPPVGPYKPSNQEIQAALKNAGFYTGNIDGKLGPMSKKAIEAFQKANNLKADGKVGPKTWEVLSTYLNPPEQQVPQKKAR, from the coding sequence ATGCAAAAGGTATTATATTTAATGTTAATAGCGTTTTTGGCAATCGGTTTATCAAGCTGTAGTAAAAAGCCGCAGGATTTGGAAGAATTGCAAGAGCCTTTATCCGTAGAGTCCATGGATTCTTTAAAGACTCAGACTTCCGTAGTAGTGGATAATAAATCTATGCCGCAAACTACCCCGCAAGCCAATGTTTCCGTTGGGCAGCAGGCTGCCCCGGCCGGGATACAGGCGACAAGCCTTCCTCCGGTGGGCCCCTATAAACCCAGCAATCAAGAGATTCAGGCAGCTCTTAAGAATGCCGGTTTCTATACTGGAAATATTGATGGTAAGCTTGGGCCTATGAGCAAGAAGGCGATAGAAGCGTTCCAGAAGGCCAACAATCTTAAGGCAGACGGCAAAGTAGGGCCAAAGACTTGGGAGGTTTTGAGCACGTATTTAAATCCTCCGGAACAGCAGGTTCCGCAGAAAAAAGCGCGTTGA
- a CDS encoding MFS transporter: protein MFDAFKIKDFRVYWLGMLVSFTGSWVQTVAQSWLVFDLTGSAWLLGVVAFLGTAPILVFSLFAGVFADRLNKKNILILTQTIFMALAFTLAFLVQEKLVTVQAIMMIAFLNGIVMAFDSPTRQSIVVELVGKRHLLNAIALNSAAFNSARVLGPALGGIFIASLGMAGCFYINGFSFLAVLAALMVIKLSPYKRAGMKDFLGDLREGLRFVRNNPGIKVLMLMVGTISVFGLSYVVLLPVLAKDFFGLGPSGLGMMMSASGAGALLSAVSLASVGDFRNKEKFLFINAFIFSLGLILFSLCKVYILSLVLLSLIGYSAVSVTSIINTILQSSAPDEFRSRVISIFMLTFSGGMPLGSLFAGWVAQIIGASQAFLAAGSLCLIFFYLLFAKGSITIINNHQRR from the coding sequence ATGTTTGACGCGTTTAAGATAAAAGATTTTCGTGTTTATTGGCTGGGCATGCTTGTTTCTTTTACCGGCTCATGGGTGCAGACGGTTGCTCAGAGTTGGCTAGTTTTTGACTTAACCGGTTCTGCCTGGCTTTTAGGGGTAGTAGCTTTCTTGGGGACAGCCCCTATTTTGGTTTTTTCTCTTTTTGCCGGAGTATTTGCCGATAGGCTCAATAAGAAAAATATCCTTATTTTAACCCAGACTATTTTTATGGCCTTAGCGTTTACTTTGGCATTCTTAGTGCAAGAGAAATTGGTTACTGTGCAGGCAATAATGATGATTGCTTTCTTAAATGGCATAGTTATGGCTTTTGATTCTCCCACGCGCCAGTCAATCGTGGTGGAATTAGTCGGGAAGAGGCACTTGCTTAATGCTATAGCGCTAAATTCAGCAGCTTTTAATTCTGCGCGGGTCTTAGGCCCGGCGCTGGGAGGTATTTTTATTGCCAGCCTTGGCATGGCAGGATGTTTTTACATAAATGGTTTTAGTTTCTTAGCGGTGCTTGCCGCTTTAATGGTGATTAAATTAAGCCCGTATAAACGCGCTGGCATGAAAGATTTTCTTGGTGATTTGCGCGAAGGTTTGCGCTTTGTGCGCAATAATCCCGGGATTAAAGTTTTGATGCTGATGGTTGGGACAATAAGCGTGTTCGGGCTTTCATATGTGGTACTTTTGCCGGTTTTAGCAAAGGATTTTTTTGGTTTGGGGCCTTCAGGCTTAGGGATGATGATGTCCGCAAGCGGAGCGGGGGCATTGTTATCTGCGGTAAGCTTAGCCAGTGTAGGTGATTTCAGAAATAAGGAAAAGTTTCTTTTTATAAACGCTTTTATTTTTTCTTTGGGTTTGATACTTTTTTCTTTGTGCAAGGTGTATATTCTTTCGCTTGTTCTTTTATCTTTAATCGGCTATAGTGCGGTAAGCGTTACCAGCATTATTAATACTATTTTGCAGAGTTCTGCCCCGGATGAATTTCGCTCCCGGGTAATCAGCATTTTTATGCTTACCTTTTCCGGAGGAATGCCTTTGGGCAGTTTATTCGCGGGGTGGGTGGCGCAAATTATAGGCGCGTCACAGGCCTTCTTAGCAGCCGGATCTTTGTGTTTAATATTTTTTTATTTGCTTTTCGCAAAAGGTAGTATTACAATAATCAATAACCACCAAAGGAGGTGA
- a CDS encoding CBS domain-containing protein produces the protein MDKTVSDYMQKNIVNIDAQSSLLEAINAMRRHAVSSLLIQEGGNTVGIFTERDLLTRVDFIATGGVSSIKLKDIMTTGLKTANHDESYVSVMELMQKYGVRHMPVVKDGSIVGIVSLRDLLNHYYENIEHLLAETVAALSSAVEKRDPYTAGHQQRVAQLAYQLAKELGLNEKEVSGVSMAAVIHDIGKVYVPSEILNKPGTLSEAEFTLIKIHPQVGYDILKPIEFPWPIADIVLQHHERINGSGYPSGLTADKILFESKIIAVADVVEAMASHRPYRPALGIEKALEEINSRKGIFYDMAVAEACIKLFTEKKFAFNVKIY, from the coding sequence ATGGATAAGACCGTATCTGACTATATGCAGAAAAACATTGTTAATATAGACGCTCAATCCAGCCTCTTGGAAGCTATAAATGCTATGCGCCGTCACGCGGTAAGTTCGCTTTTAATCCAAGAAGGCGGCAATACCGTAGGAATATTTACTGAAAGAGATTTGTTGACCCGTGTGGATTTTATCGCAACCGGTGGCGTTTCTTCAATTAAGCTAAAAGACATTATGACCACAGGCCTTAAAACCGCCAATCACGATGAATCATATGTTAGCGTCATGGAGTTGATGCAAAAATATGGCGTACGCCATATGCCGGTAGTTAAAGACGGCTCTATCGTGGGGATAGTATCGCTTAGGGATCTTTTAAACCATTATTATGAGAATATTGAGCATCTTTTAGCTGAAACCGTAGCCGCTTTGTCATCGGCGGTGGAAAAAAGAGACCCTTATACTGCCGGGCATCAGCAGAGAGTGGCACAATTAGCTTATCAGTTGGCCAAGGAACTGGGTTTGAATGAAAAAGAGGTAAGCGGTGTAAGTATGGCCGCGGTCATCCACGATATCGGGAAAGTCTATGTTCCCTCGGAAATATTAAACAAGCCCGGGACCTTAAGTGAAGCGGAATTCACGCTTATTAAAATCCATCCGCAGGTCGGTTATGATATTTTAAAACCCATAGAATTCCCCTGGCCGATAGCGGATATTGTTTTGCAGCATCATGAGCGCATCAATGGTTCTGGTTATCCTTCGGGGTTGACAGCTGATAAAATCCTTTTTGAATCCAAGATTATCGCCGTGGCTGATGTTGTAGAGGCCATGGCATCTCACAGGCCTTACAGGCCGGCGTTAGGCATAGAGAAAGCCCTGGAGGAAATAAATAGCAGAAAAGGCATTTTTTATGATATGGCAGTAGCGGAGGCCTGCATAAAGTTATTTACGGAGAAGAAGTTTGCTTTCAACGTAAAAATATATTAA
- a CDS encoding PilZ domain-containing protein gives MTVSYSGFDKRKHKRFRIQLVVTYRREAVLDVVIRHGDKNEKGLLLDISEGGISLLSHMDISVGSILYVQFSFAQVKDFGLDLTGDIKLRGQVRYCTVEKDNMYKLGVCFVDVKDKARKDIESFLFFAQGGKNG, from the coding sequence ATGACTGTTTCTTATTCCGGCTTTGATAAGCGCAAACATAAAAGATTTAGAATACAGCTTGTCGTTACTTATCGTAGAGAGGCGGTCCTTGATGTTGTCATCCGGCATGGCGATAAAAACGAAAAGGGGTTACTTTTAGATATAAGCGAAGGCGGGATATCGTTGCTTAGCCACATGGATATTTCTGTGGGGTCAATACTCTATGTGCAATTTTCATTCGCCCAAGTAAAAGATTTTGGCCTTGATTTAACAGGCGATATAAAATTAAGGGGCCAGGTGCGTTATTGCACTGTGGAAAAAGATAATATGTATAAATTGGGAGTGTGTTTTGTGGATGTAAAGGATAAGGCGCGCAAAGATATTGAATCTTTCTTGTTTTTTGCACAAGGAGGCAAAAATGGATAA
- a CDS encoding NADH-dependent [FeFe] hydrogenase, group A6 gives MVKAKINGIEVEVKEGTSILDAAKKVYIKIPTLCKHPDLIASAACGICIVRIKGSAKMLRACCTPLEDKMDIITHDPEIVSIRRTVLELILSKHPNDCLKCGRNNNCELQKLAADFGIREEEFGNYLKDLPADDSTGTIMLEPQKCVLCGRCVQVCQDVQDVWALSFLDRGFNTRISPAGDIKLADSPCVRCGQCSAHCPTGAIVEKDETARAWEALQNPQKYCVVQIAPAVRVAIGEAFGLPIGTNLTGKLYALLRRLGFRAVFDTNFSADVTIMEESAEFVERFTNRPENLPLITTCCPSWVDFMEKFHSDMVDNFSSAKSPQEMLGVLAKTYYAEQNKIQRKDMFMVSIMPCTAKKYEIQRCDEMFASGCQDVDVVLTTRELARMIKQAGIDFVNLPDEAPDHILGDYTGAGVIFGATGGVMEAALRTAYNLITGSNLGKVDLEETRGLKGVKEAQIKIKDITVRIAVAHGLSNVEYVLNKVREAKKNKQELPYHFIEVMACPGGCVGGGGQPYGVTDELRIKRAAGLYQDDRDRQFRCSHDNPYVKKLYAQFLEKPLSQKAHQLLHTHYRARPIYIK, from the coding sequence ATGGTAAAAGCAAAGATAAATGGCATAGAAGTTGAAGTAAAAGAAGGCACAAGCATCCTTGATGCCGCAAAGAAGGTATATATAAAAATACCAACTCTTTGTAAGCATCCGGATTTAATCGCTTCGGCTGCCTGCGGTATTTGCATTGTCAGGATCAAAGGATCAGCCAAGATGCTTCGTGCCTGCTGCACGCCCTTAGAAGATAAAATGGATATTATTACTCATGACCCGGAGATAGTATCGATTAGAAGAACGGTATTAGAATTGATCCTCTCTAAGCATCCCAATGATTGTTTAAAATGCGGCAGGAATAATAATTGTGAATTACAAAAATTAGCTGCTGACTTTGGTATTCGCGAAGAGGAATTCGGCAATTATCTGAAGGATTTGCCAGCAGATGATTCTACTGGAACAATAATGCTTGAACCGCAGAAATGCGTTCTTTGCGGCAGATGCGTGCAGGTCTGTCAAGATGTGCAGGATGTTTGGGCCTTGTCTTTTCTTGATAGAGGGTTTAATACAAGAATTTCTCCCGCGGGGGATATAAAACTTGCTGATTCGCCTTGTGTGCGCTGCGGCCAGTGCTCGGCGCATTGCCCGACTGGGGCTATAGTGGAAAAAGATGAAACTGCCAGAGCCTGGGAGGCGCTGCAAAACCCGCAAAAGTATTGCGTGGTGCAAATTGCCCCGGCGGTAAGAGTTGCCATAGGAGAAGCCTTTGGCCTTCCCATAGGGACAAATTTGACCGGTAAATTATACGCGCTTTTACGCCGCTTAGGCTTTAGGGCAGTTTTTGATACTAATTTCAGTGCCGATGTGACGATCATGGAGGAAAGCGCGGAATTTGTGGAGAGATTTACCAATCGCCCGGAGAATCTGCCGCTTATTACCACTTGCTGCCCTTCATGGGTGGATTTTATGGAGAAATTCCATTCGGATATGGTTGATAATTTCTCTTCGGCAAAATCACCTCAAGAAATGTTAGGGGTTTTAGCCAAGACTTATTATGCCGAACAAAACAAGATTCAGCGCAAAGATATGTTTATGGTTTCTATCATGCCTTGTACTGCCAAGAAATATGAGATCCAGCGCTGCGATGAAATGTTTGCTTCCGGATGCCAGGACGTGGATGTAGTTTTAACTACCCGTGAATTAGCCCGTATGATCAAGCAGGCAGGGATAGATTTTGTGAATCTGCCTGATGAGGCGCCGGATCATATCTTAGGTGATTACACTGGAGCAGGAGTAATTTTCGGGGCAACTGGCGGAGTTATGGAGGCGGCGTTACGCACCGCTTATAATTTAATTACCGGGTCTAATTTAGGGAAAGTGGACCTAGAAGAAACTCGCGGCTTAAAAGGGGTAAAAGAGGCGCAAATAAAAATAAAAGATATTACTGTGCGTATTGCCGTAGCCCATGGCTTAAGCAACGTGGAGTATGTTTTAAATAAAGTAAGAGAAGCCAAGAAAAACAAACAAGAGCTGCCGTATCACTTTATTGAAGTTATGGCTTGTCCCGGTGGGTGCGTGGGCGGCGGCGGGCAGCCTTATGGAGTTACCGATGAGTTAAGAATTAAGAGGGCCGCTGGCTTGTATCAAGATGACCGCGATAGACAGTTTCGTTGTTCTCACGATAATCCTTATGTAAAGAAATTATACGCGCAATTCCTGGAGAAGCCATTAAGCCAGAAGGCGCATCAACTTTTACACACACATTATCGTGCGCGGCCGATTTACATAAAATAA